A window from Vigna angularis cultivar LongXiaoDou No.4 chromosome 7, ASM1680809v1, whole genome shotgun sequence encodes these proteins:
- the LOC108338259 gene encoding ubiquitin carboxyl-terminal hydrolase 16 isoform X1: MRVTIDLGFRSLVLVVVVCLFLPAISFVLRRRLRRTEARAEEIKRLLVLAEEETVRAETEASYYRYEVVSLPKNKVCAVCFSPTTTRCARCKAVHYCSGKCQIVHWRQGHKEECHPAIATCQTDDLVSDLGKNVADPDARRIHEQSSQTESTKYATAFENPLLSEKSRSNISRANDDSARDDSLQEGNVTGSNSELSSNSFSGFSASTGASESSDDSSVCESVISNEHERSEGHMFLNHAHDTSDTTSSHSNNDESIPLSPKFVSLVDSVDDYPEMHKLYQVTPGSGKEESKLTSSDGSSGLRMWKKSTIEPSTVSSGFWNETLDSTRLKDDSNSDHRPSQGDSSPKSVENNMPGSSSSEKNVVDSSGCADAVSVHNFQTLGSRVSNHVINPSSTLELAESRRQSCAFADTKCGNKGIQSGTGTSSRVVGSPKSKNDLETSVLKASDQFRGSKSSKPFPLAFGSNITGKYSDKGHFPYDLFVKLFNLNRVQLQPFGLVNCGNSCYANAVLQCLAFTPPLTAYLLQGLHSKSCANKKWCFICEFESLILKSKDTKSPISPVGLLSQLQNIGSQLGNGREEDAHEFLRLAVETMQSVCLMDSGDKISDSLKEETNLMGLTFGGYLQSKVKCMKCGGKSERQERMMDLTVEIDGEIATLEDALRQFTTAETLDGENKYNCVRCKSYENAKKRMTVLEAPNVLTIALKRFKSGKFGKLNKPIQFPEILDLAPFISGTSDLAIYRLYGVVVHLDTMNTTFSGHYVCYVKNFQSRWFKVDDSVVTSVELESVLAKGAYMLFYARCSPRAPRLIRNSIVSSDLKWKLNGKTAVVKGRLSTVSGAGVNLTSVDGSPSFDAIYSKFLRQRRILEEDSSSDNSSLISSNSDEGSCSTDSTSDSTSTDDFADYIFGDLGRGSGGTFRNSDSKISPSLSSSPHSRYFPSCDI; the protein is encoded by the exons ATGCGTGTCACTATCGATCTAGGGTTTCGGAGCCTGGTCCTCGTCGTGGTGGTCTGCCTCTTCTTGCCGGCGATCAGCTTCGTGCTCCGTCGCAGGTTGCGGCGCACGGAGGCCAGGGCGGAGGAGATCAAGCGGCTGCTTGTTCTCGCCGAGGAGGAGACCGTTAGGGCCGAGACCGAGGCTTCGTATTACCGGTACGAGGTCGTTTCGCTCCCGAAGAACAAAGTATGCGCCGTGTGTTTCTCTCCCACCACTACACGTTGCGCTAGGTGCAAAGCGGTTCACTACTG TTCTGGAAAGTGCCAAATTGTTCATTGGCGTCAAGGTCACAAAGAAGAATGCCATCCTGCCATCGCAACTTGCCAGACTGATGACTTGGTTAGTGATCTTGGAAAGAACGTGGCAGATCCTGATGCTCGCAGAATCCATGAACAGAGTTCTCAGACTGAAAGCACAAAGTATGCAACAGCATTTGAGAATCCCTTGTTGTCTGAAAAGAGCCGTTCTAATATTTCACGAGCAAATGATGATAGTGCAAGAGATGACTCTCTTCAAGAGGGAAATGTTACAGGCTCTAATTCTGAATTATCCAGTAATTCATTTTCTGGATTCTCAGCGTCCACTGGTGCCAGTGAATCATCTGATGATTCTTCTGTCTGTGAGAGTGTCATCTCAAATGAACACGAGAGATCTGAGGGACATATGTTTTTGAATCACGCCCATGACACTTCTGATACCACTTCAAGTCATAGCAACAATGATGAATCCATTCCATTATCACCTAAGTTTGTTAGTTTGGTCGATTCAGTAGATGATTATCCAGAAATGCATAAATTATATCAAGTTACACCTGGTTCGGGAAAAGAAGAGAGTAAGCTCACATCATCAGATGGCAGTTCTGGTTTGCGTATGTGGAAAAAATCAACAATTGAGCCTTCCACAGTGTCTTCTGGATTCTGGAATGAAACACTTGATTCAACAAGGTTAAAAGATGACTCTAATAGTGACCATCGTCCATCCCAGGGTGATTCTTCTCCAAAGTCAGTTGAGAACAATATGCCAGGATCATCATCTTCAGAGAAAAATGTAGTTGATTCTTCAGGTTGTGCCGATGCTGTGAGCGTCCATAATTTTCAAACACTTGGTTCTAGGGTATCAAATCATGTTATCAACCCTAGTAGCACCTTGGAGTTAGCTGAAAGTAGACGTCAATCATGTGCATTTGCTGATACAAAATGTGGGAATAAAGGCATCCAGTCTGGAACTGGTACTTCATCTAGGGTTGTTGGCTCTCCAAAGTCTAAGAATGACCTAGAAACATCTGTCCTGAAAGCTTCTGATCAGTTTAGAGGATCAAAATCATCTAAACCTTTCCCATTAGCATTTGGGAGTAATATCACTGGAAAATATAGTGACAAG GGTCATTTTCCATATGATTTGTTtgtcaaactttttaacttGAACAGAGTGCAGTTGCAACCATTTGGTCTTGTAAACTGTGGAAACAg CTGTTATGCTAATGCTGTACTCCAGTGCTTGGCTTTTACACCACCCCTGACTGCTTATTTACTTCAAGGACTTCATTCTAAATCAT GTGCAAATAAAAAGTGGTGTTTCATCTGTGAGTTTGAAAGTTTGATTTTGAAGTCAAAAGACACAAAATCTCCCATCTCACCTGTGGGCTTACTCTCTCAACTACAGAATATTGGGAGTCAACTTGGTaatggaagagaagaagatgcACATGAGTTTCTAAG GCTTGCTGTTGAGACAATGCAATCTGTTTGCCTTATGGATTCTGGGGATAAAATATCAGACTCATTAAAAGAGgaaaccaatttaatgggccTAACTTTTGGAGGATATCTTCAATCAAAG GTAAAATGCATGAAGTGTGGAGGGAAATCTGAGCGTCAAGAAAGGATGATGGATCTGACTGTTGAGATAGATGGGGAGATAGCAACCCTGGAGGATGCCCTTCGACAGTTTACAACTGCTGAGACTCTGGATGGGGAAAACAAGTACAACTGTGTCAG GTGTAAGTCTTACGAGAACGCCAAGAAGAGGATGACAGTTTTGGAGGCACCTAATGTTCTTACAATTGCATTAAAGAGATTTAAG TCAGGAAAATTTGGGAAGCTCAATAAACCTATCCAGTTTCCTGAAATACTTGACTTGGCACCTTTTATAAGTGGGACTAGTGATTTGGCTATATACAGGCTATATGGGGTAGTTGTTCACCTGGATACTATGAATACTACTTTTTCGGGTCACTATGTATGCTATGTGAAGAATTTTCAAAGCAGGTGGTTCAAGGTCGATGATAGCGTG GTGACATCTGTTGAATTGGAAAGCGTCTTGGCAAAAGGAGCATACATGCTTTTCTATGCAAG GTGCTCACCTAGGGCCCCTAGATTAATCAGGAACAGTATAGTATCTTCAGATTTAAAATGGAAACTCAATGGAAAAACTGCCGTAGTGAAGGGACGACTATCTACTGTTTCTGGTGCTGGAGTTAATTTGACTTCTGTAGATGGTTCACCTTCCTTTGATGCTATCTATTCAAAGTTTCTCCGCCAGAGAAGGATTTTGGAAGAAGATTCATCAAGTGATAATTCATCCCTTATAAGCAGCAATTCTGACGAAGGTTCTTGCAGTACAGATAGCACGAGTGATTCAACCAGTACGGATGACTTTGCTGATTATATTTTTGGTGATTTGGGACGCGGCTCAGGCGGCACGTTTAGAAATTCAGACTCAAAGATTTCCCCTTCATTGTCGTCTTCTCCCCACTCTAGATATTTTCCCTCTTGTGATATTTGA
- the LOC108338259 gene encoding ubiquitin carboxyl-terminal hydrolase 16 isoform X2, which produces MRVTIDLGFRSLVLVVVVCLFLPAISFVLRRRLRRTEARAEEIKRLLVLAEEETVRAETEASYYRYEVVSLPKNKVCAVCFSPTTTRCARCKAVHYCSGKCQIVHWRQGHKEECHPAIATCQTDDLVSDLGKNVADPDARRIHEQSSQTESTKYATAFENPLLSEKSRSNISRANDDSARDDSLQEGNVTGSNSELSSNSFSGFSASTGASESSDDSSVCESVISNEHERSEGHMFLNHAHDTSDTTSSHSNNDESIPLSPKFVSLVDSVDDYPEMHKLYQVTPGSGKEESKLTSSDGSSGLRMWKKSTIEPSTVSSGFWNETLDSTRLKDDSNSDHRPSQGDSSPKSVENNMPGSSSSEKNVVDSSGCADAVSVHNFQTLGSRVSNHVINPSSTLELAESRRQSCAFADTKCGNKGIQSGTGTSSRVVGSPKSKNDLETSVLKASDQFRGSKSSKPFPLAFGSNITGKYSDKGHFPYDLFVKLFNLNRVQLQPFGLVNCGNSCYANAVLQCLAFTPPLTAYLLQGLHSKSCANKKWCFICEFESLILKSKDTKSPISPVGLLSQLQNIGSQLGNGREEDAHEFLRLAVETMQSVCLMDSGDKISDSLKEETNLMGLTFGGYLQSKVKCMKCGGKSERQERMMDLTVEIDGEIATLEDALRQFTTAETLDGENKYNCVRCKSYENAKKRMTVLEAPNVLTIALKRFKVTSVELESVLAKGAYMLFYARCSPRAPRLIRNSIVSSDLKWKLNGKTAVVKGRLSTVSGAGVNLTSVDGSPSFDAIYSKFLRQRRILEEDSSSDNSSLISSNSDEGSCSTDSTSDSTSTDDFADYIFGDLGRGSGGTFRNSDSKISPSLSSSPHSRYFPSCDI; this is translated from the exons ATGCGTGTCACTATCGATCTAGGGTTTCGGAGCCTGGTCCTCGTCGTGGTGGTCTGCCTCTTCTTGCCGGCGATCAGCTTCGTGCTCCGTCGCAGGTTGCGGCGCACGGAGGCCAGGGCGGAGGAGATCAAGCGGCTGCTTGTTCTCGCCGAGGAGGAGACCGTTAGGGCCGAGACCGAGGCTTCGTATTACCGGTACGAGGTCGTTTCGCTCCCGAAGAACAAAGTATGCGCCGTGTGTTTCTCTCCCACCACTACACGTTGCGCTAGGTGCAAAGCGGTTCACTACTG TTCTGGAAAGTGCCAAATTGTTCATTGGCGTCAAGGTCACAAAGAAGAATGCCATCCTGCCATCGCAACTTGCCAGACTGATGACTTGGTTAGTGATCTTGGAAAGAACGTGGCAGATCCTGATGCTCGCAGAATCCATGAACAGAGTTCTCAGACTGAAAGCACAAAGTATGCAACAGCATTTGAGAATCCCTTGTTGTCTGAAAAGAGCCGTTCTAATATTTCACGAGCAAATGATGATAGTGCAAGAGATGACTCTCTTCAAGAGGGAAATGTTACAGGCTCTAATTCTGAATTATCCAGTAATTCATTTTCTGGATTCTCAGCGTCCACTGGTGCCAGTGAATCATCTGATGATTCTTCTGTCTGTGAGAGTGTCATCTCAAATGAACACGAGAGATCTGAGGGACATATGTTTTTGAATCACGCCCATGACACTTCTGATACCACTTCAAGTCATAGCAACAATGATGAATCCATTCCATTATCACCTAAGTTTGTTAGTTTGGTCGATTCAGTAGATGATTATCCAGAAATGCATAAATTATATCAAGTTACACCTGGTTCGGGAAAAGAAGAGAGTAAGCTCACATCATCAGATGGCAGTTCTGGTTTGCGTATGTGGAAAAAATCAACAATTGAGCCTTCCACAGTGTCTTCTGGATTCTGGAATGAAACACTTGATTCAACAAGGTTAAAAGATGACTCTAATAGTGACCATCGTCCATCCCAGGGTGATTCTTCTCCAAAGTCAGTTGAGAACAATATGCCAGGATCATCATCTTCAGAGAAAAATGTAGTTGATTCTTCAGGTTGTGCCGATGCTGTGAGCGTCCATAATTTTCAAACACTTGGTTCTAGGGTATCAAATCATGTTATCAACCCTAGTAGCACCTTGGAGTTAGCTGAAAGTAGACGTCAATCATGTGCATTTGCTGATACAAAATGTGGGAATAAAGGCATCCAGTCTGGAACTGGTACTTCATCTAGGGTTGTTGGCTCTCCAAAGTCTAAGAATGACCTAGAAACATCTGTCCTGAAAGCTTCTGATCAGTTTAGAGGATCAAAATCATCTAAACCTTTCCCATTAGCATTTGGGAGTAATATCACTGGAAAATATAGTGACAAG GGTCATTTTCCATATGATTTGTTtgtcaaactttttaacttGAACAGAGTGCAGTTGCAACCATTTGGTCTTGTAAACTGTGGAAACAg CTGTTATGCTAATGCTGTACTCCAGTGCTTGGCTTTTACACCACCCCTGACTGCTTATTTACTTCAAGGACTTCATTCTAAATCAT GTGCAAATAAAAAGTGGTGTTTCATCTGTGAGTTTGAAAGTTTGATTTTGAAGTCAAAAGACACAAAATCTCCCATCTCACCTGTGGGCTTACTCTCTCAACTACAGAATATTGGGAGTCAACTTGGTaatggaagagaagaagatgcACATGAGTTTCTAAG GCTTGCTGTTGAGACAATGCAATCTGTTTGCCTTATGGATTCTGGGGATAAAATATCAGACTCATTAAAAGAGgaaaccaatttaatgggccTAACTTTTGGAGGATATCTTCAATCAAAG GTAAAATGCATGAAGTGTGGAGGGAAATCTGAGCGTCAAGAAAGGATGATGGATCTGACTGTTGAGATAGATGGGGAGATAGCAACCCTGGAGGATGCCCTTCGACAGTTTACAACTGCTGAGACTCTGGATGGGGAAAACAAGTACAACTGTGTCAG GTGTAAGTCTTACGAGAACGCCAAGAAGAGGATGACAGTTTTGGAGGCACCTAATGTTCTTACAATTGCATTAAAGAGATTTAAG GTGACATCTGTTGAATTGGAAAGCGTCTTGGCAAAAGGAGCATACATGCTTTTCTATGCAAG GTGCTCACCTAGGGCCCCTAGATTAATCAGGAACAGTATAGTATCTTCAGATTTAAAATGGAAACTCAATGGAAAAACTGCCGTAGTGAAGGGACGACTATCTACTGTTTCTGGTGCTGGAGTTAATTTGACTTCTGTAGATGGTTCACCTTCCTTTGATGCTATCTATTCAAAGTTTCTCCGCCAGAGAAGGATTTTGGAAGAAGATTCATCAAGTGATAATTCATCCCTTATAAGCAGCAATTCTGACGAAGGTTCTTGCAGTACAGATAGCACGAGTGATTCAACCAGTACGGATGACTTTGCTGATTATATTTTTGGTGATTTGGGACGCGGCTCAGGCGGCACGTTTAGAAATTCAGACTCAAAGATTTCCCCTTCATTGTCGTCTTCTCCCCACTCTAGATATTTTCCCTCTTGTGATATTTGA